The Candidatus Defluviibacterium haderslevense DNA window CAATACGTATCTGACGCCACCATTCGCAATCCTAAAGTTGTTTTTGGCAAACAAGGAACGTTTGATGTGGCATTAACCATAAAAAACAAATTGGGTGAATCCACAAAAACAGTTTCAAAAATGATTCAAATCTCTGCTAATGAATGTAGCATAGATTCTTTTGCAAATAAATCATTGGATTTATCTAAATCTAATGATTATGCCACACTCAAAGTCATTCCAGAATTAAAAAATGCAACTGGTTTCACCTGTATGGCATGGATAAAATTAAATAGTCCACAAGATTGTTTTACACAAATTTTATCCAATTGGGATAGCAATGTTGGTTTTGGATTTGGATTTGCATTTCAAGGATATGTGCGCACTCGAAATCTAACTTTTTTCTGGAAAGATGTCCCATATCAATTAACCTCAAGCTTTAATCTAGACACACTGAAATGGATCCATGTCGCCATGGTCGTTTATCCGGATTCTGTTAGATTGTATCGCGATGGTGAATCATGGACTTACAAAGGAAATTTTAAAAACTTTGATCTTTCAGAAACACCTTGGGAAGTAGGAACGGGAGTTCGCGGTCAGTGTGGTAATTTTCAAGGACAAATGGATGAATTGAAAATTTATAATCGATCACTTTCCCAAGTGGAAATTAGAGATAACATGCATCTGATTCATCCTGAAGGTGAAGCTGGATTAGTTGGATATTACCAATTTAATGAATCGAACAACAATGAGATTTACAATCGGGTTGGCGGATATCATGGTTCAAACAGTGATGGAACGAAATCGATTTCTACTGCTCCGATTGGTACTGGAAATAGCAGTCAATTAATATTAAAAACAGGAACAAATCTTTTTACTTATCCTCAATTATCTCTTGAGCAATCTACAGTCAACAAACAAAATTCAACGTGGCATGCTTTTCAATTATTAAACACTCCAGATTCAGTACTGCAATCAACAGGTATGTGGAACTCAAAGTATTATATTGTCCGAAGTTTTGGAAATACAACCAAAGAAAGTGCCAGCAATATGATATTTACCAATACGGGAATTCCATTAAATGACTATCGTTTTGCACCTCAATATTTAAAACTATATCAAAGGGATCTCACCAACGAACATCTGAACAATTGGAAATTTATAGCGAATGCCAGTAAGGTGAATCTATTAGATCAATCTATACAGTTTAATAATATTGCTGATATTAAAGGACAATATATGATCGAATATATAGCAAATCCAAATGTAAATACAACAGATCTATATTCAAAACCATCTTTAATTTATGTTTATCCCAATCCTGGAAAAAATGATATAAATATTTATTGCCTCAAAAATGGACTCTCCGGCATGCTGCAAATTCAGGATATGACCGGGAAAGTTGTATTGTCAAAACCTATTTATAATTTTATAAATGAGAGCATAGATATTCAACATTTATCATCTGGAATCTATATTGTGTCATTTCTTGGAGATAAAGTTAAATTTATGAAAGAATAAGATCAGAACTCCTTGCTCAATTCAAGAAATTATAATTATTCATGGAACAAGTTCGCAAATTAAACTATGGGAAAAATATATAATTTGAAGTAGTCATAGAAATTTGGATTGACCTTAAGGGATAAGCCGTAAAAAAATGATGTAATGAAACCGTTAAAAATTCAAAACTGTATGAGCACAACATAATGCTATAAAAAGAACAATAATGCGAGCTGGGCAAGTGTTAAGTTAAAGAAATGAAACAAGGCCAATGGCGAGTTTTTTGAATTTAGGTTTCATGGAATCATTTTAGGCTTAGACCTTACAGTCTTGAATTTTTGGTTCTTTTTTTTCAAGAAAAAAGAACAAAAAGTTAATATTAAAGATGTGAATTAAAATTTTAGTAGAAAGTCAAACTATAATAATTTATTCTTGTTTACTTCTGAAAAGGAGTTCTTTGACGACAACTATTCAGTCAAAAATAATGCAATAAAAGAATTACAAGCTTAGCGTTAACAACGAATGTGTCGTAGCAATTTGATGTTCTTCTTTTATCAATTTTAATCCTGCTTCTTCAATGAGCTTAATGAATACCCGACTGTCATACATCTGACTGTTTCCATTGGCCATAGTCGTAAAATAAAGTGAAGTCATTTGAAGTGAATACATGGCAGCATGAAATTTTTGTTGATCCCAAAAAGTCTCATTGATAATAATTTTTCCATTAGGATTTAGTGCTAGTTTACATTTTTTAAGTATGCCAATGATTTCATCATCCGAAAAGCAATCAAGAAATTGACTCATCCATATGATATCATATTTTCCAGGAATATCAAGCGATTGATCTAGAATGTTGTGTTCAATTAATTCATATCTTGTTGATATGTTCTGATCTTCTAATATTTTTTTTACAATTTTAATTTGTCCAGGCAAATCTATTAAATGCATATTGACCTCAGCATTATGCTTCAAACATTCTATTGAAAATTTTCCGGTATTGCATCCAATATCTAGTATATGTTTGGGTTGGTAAGAAAATAGATACGGCATGATAATCGGAAAAACCAGATCCGAATAATAGTTGTCGAATTCAAACCAACTGGTTTTTTGTTGCGGATTCAATTTTGATAATCCTTCGTAAATGGTGTTCCATTCTCCTAGATATGGCAAGCCTTCCGGTTTGCCATTTAATATACTTTCTTTCAACTTTGATGATCCCTCGTAACAAATATCCCTCATAAAATTGGTATTTACTCTTACCATTGGATCATTGATAAACATGACACCCGTTTTTGTAATGGTATAGACATCATCAGTAATTTGAATTAAACCAATTCCTATTCCAGCTTCTACTAATACACGTAATCCATAGTGACTGATATTGAGATCTTGCATTAACTCAGCAAAACTCAATCCCTTATCACTTTTATATAATTTTTTAAGAATATCAAAATCCCTCAATAAAACGGATGCCTGAAAAGCATAGGGTGCAAATGATATAAAGTGCGCCTTCTCCAAAGCTGTAAATGCATGATCGTTTTGATCTTTAAAAAAAGAATGTCTGTTATTAAATTCCACCACTACAATATGTTTTTAATTTGGAGCAAATATAGTCACAATGAAGATGTTCCTTTATATATTAATCTTTCAATCCCAATTTATAAGCTCTACATACTCTGTCGTATTATGAATTTAATATATTCTTATATATGCTAAGCACTATTAATTTATCTTAAGCTATCTTTGTGTAAATAATTGTCGGATGTCAAATTTTTTGGATAAACTCAAGTCCTTATTTAAATCTAAAGATTCTTTTGAAATGCAAGAATCTGAACCTAAATCGTTGATATTCAACAATGAAAATTCAAATTCATTAAATGATAATGCTACAAATCAAACAAGTATTAATGATAAAGAACCTTCATTTAGACCTAATGAGACTATAGAGAAGGTGAAAGATTTTGTTCAAGGCACTTCCGAAGAAATAGTTGAACAAGGAACCGCAATTTGGGATGCAGTCAAAGAGAAAGTTCATATTTTGGATGAAAACACCCAAGAATTCAGAGATCAAATAAAGGAAAAAGCAAGTGAAACACTTGAAAAAATTGAGAACTATGTTAATACTACTGTAGAAAAAGCTAAGATACTCGAACAAGAAGAAAAAAAAATAGATCAAGATCAGGATGGTATAGCAGATCAACCTGTAGATTTTGGAAAGCCTCTAAGCGAACAGCATGGTGAACTTTTTGATAAAGCAGAAGCTTGGTTGAAAAAACAAGAATCATTAACGAAGCCAACAGAAAACCTTCCAAATCAATCATCAAAAACCATTACTCCTTTGGAACTCCCAACTGAGGAATAGTGTTACAAAAGGGTCAAGCATTAAATCATTTAACATTAAATAAATTTTTATTATGGGTAGTTTAAGAAGGTTGTTTACGAGTATTTTTGGTGTTGCAAAACATGCTACTGAAAATGCAATGGATAAAGCAGAAGAATTAGCAACCAAAGCTAAAGAGGAAATCAAAGAAAGTACAACGGAGTTGCGTGAAAAAGCTGCTGAAGGAATAGTGAAAGCTAAAGCATGGACTGAGGAAGCCGTTGAAGAAGTTAAAGAAACTGCTCAAGAAACGCTAGTAAAAGTTAAAGAATCTGAGGCATACCATACTGCTACAAACATGGCTAAAGAAGGCTGGGAAGCAGCTAAAGACTTAGGACATACAGTTGCAGAAAAAACTGCAGATTTAGCAGCTAAAGCAGAAGAAAAAATGGAACAAGTAGCTGATAAAGCCCAGGAAGTATATGCTTCTACTGTGGATAAAGTTCAAAATGTAATAGATGGTGAGAAAGCCAAAGCTCCAGAGCAAAAAAACGAAGGACCTGAACAAAGCGCTTAAATAATTAGATATTTTATAGTTATTAAGAGTGAACTTGTACGATACCAAGTTCAGTAGCTTTTTCTTTAAGCAAATTTAATGCAGCATCATAATCATTTGGAATGAGACCATCCAAAATGGCTTCTCTTATGGTATTTTTTAGGATCCCCACTTCCCTTCCCGGTTTGAGCTTGAAAAGGGTCATAATCATTTCTCCTGTAATTGGGGGTTGCCAATTTCTAATGCGATCATTTTCTTCTACCTCAGCTAGTTTTTCTCTAACCTTACTATAATTATTTCTAAACTTTTTAACTTTTTCTGGATTCTTAGAAGTAATATCAGCCTCACACAACATCAACAAATCATCTATATCTTCACCAGCATCAAAGAGCAATCGCCTTAATGCCGAATCCGTAATTTCTTCTTGAGTCAAAGCAATAGGTCTTAAATGCAATCTGACCAACTTCTGAACATATTTCATTTTATGATCCAGTGGTAATCGCATTTTCTTAAAAATTCTTGGTACCATTATAGCTCCAAGAGCTTCATGGCCATGAAAGGTCCATCCTATTTCCGGGTCAAATCGCTTCGTTTGTGGTTTAGCGATATCATGCAAAATAGCAGACCATCTCAACCATAAATTAGCGGTTTTCTCACTTAAATTATCTAAGACTTGTAAGGTATGATAAAAATTATCTTTATGGCCTTTGCCATCCTGATATGCTACTCCATGCAGCAGCGTGAATTCAGGAAATATGATATCCAATAATCCTGATTTAAACAATAAATCAAATCCAATGGATGGAATCGGACTTAAAATGATCTTTTCAAATTCATTCGTTATTCGTTCCTGAGATACAATTCGGATACGATCCTTATTATCAATAATACCCTGCCATGTTCGATCATCAATTTCATAAAGTAGTTGTGAAGCAAAACGAATGGCCCGCAACATTCTTAATGGATCATCAGAGAACGTCATATCAGGATCAGTAGGCGTTCTTAATATTTTTTTCTCCAAATCATCCAAGCCTTGAAAGGGATCTATGATTTCGCCATAATTCGATTTATTAAGACTTATGGAAATGGCATTTATCGTAAAATCTCTACGAAGTTGATCATCCTGAAGTGTTCCTGGAGATACAAGTGGTTTTCTTGAATCGTGGGAGTAGGATTCCTTACGAGCGCCTACAAATTCCAACTCTATATCTTCATATTTGATCATTGCGGTTCCAAATCTTTCGAAAAAATTAACCCGAGCTACAGGTCTGAATTGACCAGCTACTTCTTGAGCCAAAAGGATCCCATCTCCCTGACAAACAATGTCAATATCTTTACTTGGCCGACCAATTATGCGATCTCTAACAAATCCGCCAATCGCATATACAGGTATTCCCAATCGATCTCCGGCATCAGATACAATTTCGAAAATTTTCCTTTCTGAAGGATTAAGATCAAAAATCAGTGCATGTGGATTCATGCCAAAATTGGGATTGTCATGTTCGTGTATTCTTCTTCCATGATATCTAACAATTCAAATAAAACCTCAGGATTAGATTCAGTTACTAATTTTGCTCTATGTTCTTTTATTCCTGGTAAAGCTTTGAAGTAATTGGTATAGTGTCTGCGCATTTCGAGAACACCCAATTTTTCGCCTTTCCAAATTATAGATTGTTTTAAATGCTGACGAGTTGCTTCCATTCTTTCCTGTATGGTTGGTGGTGGTAATAATTCGCCCGTTGAAAAGTAATGTTTAATTTCTCTGAAAATCCATGGATAGCCTATACTGGCTCGTCCAATCATAATGCCATCTACATCATACCTGTTTTTGAATTCAAGGGCTTTTTGTGGAGAATCTATGTCGCCATTTCCAAAAATAGGAATATGGATTCTGGGATTGTTCTTGACTTTTGAAATCCATGACCAATCAGAGTGACCTTTGTACATTTGGGCTCTTGTCCGGGCATGAATGGTTAGGGCCTTTATTCCTATATCTTGTAATCTCTCTGCTACATCTTCAATGAAAATACTGTTTTCATCCCAGCCGAGTCTAGTTTTAACAGTCACTGGTAAATGGGTAGATTTTACAACGGCCTCGGTCAATTTCACCATTTTTGGAATATCCTTCAAAATCCCGGCACCGGCTAATTTGCAAACCACTTTCTGGACTGGACAACCATAATTGATGTCCAATATTTCGGGATTTGCTTTCTCTACGATTTCAGCTGCCTTCATCATTGAATCCAATTCTGCACCGAAGATTTGTACCCCTATTGGCCTTTCTTCATCATAGATATCCAGTTTTTGAAGACTTTTTTCAGCATCGCGAATCAATCCTTCCACAGAAATGAACTCTGTATAGAGCAAATCACAGCCTTGCTTCTTACATAAAGCTCTAAATGGCGGGTCACTGACATCTTCCATTGGTGCCAAGAGTATAGGGAATTCAGGCAAAACCAGGTGTCCAATTTTAATATTTTTCATTTCTAGGTGCAAAATTAACTTAAAAAGATCATGCTTTAACATTTTTCAAATTCTAATTGATGTTAATACTTACCATTTGATTAGGTCATTAATCCATTTTAAAACTTCCTTTTTTATTCCTACTTTACGGGCTTAAATTTTGCTCATGTCATTAGCTGTAATTATTTGTTTTATAGTTGCTTATATTTTAATTGTATTCGAACATCCATTAAAATTAGATAAATCGGTTCCTGCCCTTATGGCTGGTGTCGTGTGTTGGAGTATAATAGCTATTTCAGATCTTCCCCTTGAGGGAGGCACATCACTAGAAAACGGACTCTCACATAGTTTAAGTAAAATAGCTGAAATATTGTTGTTTTTAATTGGAGCTATGACTATTGTTGAGCTCATTGATTTACACCATGGATTTAAAATTCTTTCAGACCTTATAAAAGCTACTTCGAAATATTCCTTATTAGTTATTATTTCTTTTTTTGCTTTTTTCTTGTCCGCTATTTTAGATAATTTGACGACAACTATTGTAATGATAACTATAATACGCAAATTGGTTTCTTCGCAAGAAGACCGATTGTATTATGCATCATTTGTTATTATAGCTGCAAATGCTGGGGGAGCATGGTCCCCTATTGGAGATGTTACTACTACCATGTTGTGGATTGATAATAAGGTGAGTACATTATTGTTAATTGAATATCTGATTGTTCCTTCATTAATTTGTATTTTAATTCCTTTGGCTATAGCCTATTTCTTGCCTGTATTCAAAGGCAAAGTGAAGGCTACTCAAAACCCAAGCGATCATCCGCATTTACCATCCAGCAGGATCATTTTATTTTTTGGAATTGGAGGATTAATATTTGTACCCATATTTAAACAGTTAACTCATTTGCCACCTTATTTAGGGATGATGTTTTCTTTAGCTGTCATTTGGTTAGTTTCAGATTTAATAAATTATCGCACATATCCTCCTGAAGAATTAGGTAAAAAATTATCAATTAAAAATGCATTGTCCAGAATTGAAATGCCGAGCATTTTATTCTTTTTTGGAATACTTGCAGCCGTTTCTGCGCTTGAAGTTTTAGGTCACTTGAGTCATATGGCTCTATATTTAGATCAGTGGTTTGGTAATACGGGAATTGTAGCTTTTATATTGGGTCTACTTTCTGCAATTGTAGATAATGTACCCTTAGTTGCTGCTAGTTTAGGGATGTATTCTTTTGAAATAGACCATGCGTTTTGGCATGAAATCGCTTTCGCTGCAGGCACTGGTGGTAGCATACTTGTTATTGGTTCAGCTGCAGGAGTAGCTGCTATGGGTATGGAAAAAATAAATTTCATTTGGTATTTGAAAAAGATAAGCTGGATCGCTTTATTAGGATATCTGGGAGGTTGGCTAGTATTATATTTTACGCATTAAATTGTTTTATGAAAAAGTTTACGATTCTATTTTTTTATTTAAGCTGTCATTTAATTTATTCTCAACAAAACGAGATTAAGAAATCATCCATAGAAACTTATTTCAAAGCATTGGAATGGAGACTGATTGGACCTTTTAGAGGCGGAAGATCTTGTGCTAGCATAGGCGTTCCAAGTAACCCCAATGTTTATTATTTTGGTTCAACGGGTGGAGGTGTATGGAAGACGATTGACAAAGGAGTTAATTGGAACAATATATCTGATGGATATTTTGGTGGTTCAATTGGGACAGTTTCAGTGTCAGATTCAGATCCTAATGTTATTTATGTCGGAACCGGCGAAGAAACATTGCGAGGTAATGTATCACCCGGTGAAGGCGTTTGGAAAAGTGATGATGCCGGAAAAACATGGCAATTCAAAGGTTTAAAAAATACAAGACACATTTCAAGAATTAGAATTCATCCTAAAAATCCTGATATTGTGTATTTAGCTGCAATCGGAGATTTATTTAAACCCAATCAAGAAAGAGGAATTTATAAATCTATTGATGGTGGAAACAATTGGAAGAGAGTACTCTTTCCTTCTGACAGTGCCGGTTGCGTTGATCTCATACTAGATCCTGTCAATCCCAAAATAATATATACCACATCCTGGAATATTCAACGCACACCCTACTCTCTTTCAAGTGGAGGTAGGCATTCAACCATTTGGAAAAGTACGGATGGTGGAGATTCCTGGGTTGATTTAAGAAAAAACAAGGGATTGCCGAAAGGAATTTGGGGTATTTCTTGTATCGCAGTTTGCCCTAGCCATAATGACCGATTATATGCAATGATTGAACATGAATCGGGTGGACTTTTTCGCTCTGATGATGCAGGATTAACATGGAAAAAAATTAATGATAGTCGCGACTTGCGTCAACGTGCTTGGTATTTCACTCGAATTTATGCAGATCCTAAAAATGAAGATGTTGTTTATGTATTAAATGTTTCATTCCACAAATCTTCTGATGCCGGTGCAAGTTTTAAAACGATTTCAAATCATCATGGTGATAATCACGATTTATGGATAGATCCAAATAATTCATCACGAATGATCGTTGGAAATGATGGTGGCGCACAAATTTCTGAAAATGGAGGAACCACTTGGTCTACATTAAACAATCAACCTACTGCGCAATTTTATAGAGTAACAACAGATAATGCTTTTCCTTTTAGAATATATGCGGCGCAACAAGATAATAGCACCATTCGAATTCGACATCGGACGCAAGGAAATCAAATCAGCTCAAGAGATTGGGAAAGTACTGCCGGAGGTGAATCCGGACATATGGCAGTAGATCCCAATGACCCGGATATCGTTTATGGTGGAAGTTATGGTGGCTTGTTAACCAGATACGATCACAGAAGAGATTTGGAGCGAAATATTAATGTCTGGCCTGATAATCCAATAGGTTATGGAGCCATTGATCAGAAATACAGATTTCAATGGAATTTCCCTATATTCTTCTCCCCTCACGATCCAAAAAAATTGTATTGTGCATCAAATCACTTACACGTTAGTCATAATGAAGGACAATCGTGGGAAGTCATCAGTCCTGATTTGACAAAAAATGATTCCAGTAAATTGATGGCTTCAGGAGGTCCTATCACCAAAGACAATACATCGGTAGAATACTATTGTACGATTTTCGCAGCAGCAGAATCGCCAAGAGTAAAGGATTTGCTTTGGGTTGGTTCAGATGATGGCTTGGTTCATGTCAGTAAAAATGGGGGTAAAACATGGAGTCAAGTTACTCCCCCTACTTTGCCCAATTGGTCTATGATCAATTCCATCGAACCGGATCCATTCATTGATGGTGGATGTTATCTAGCAGCTACGAGCTATAAATCAGGTGATTATAAACCCTATTTATTCAAAACTGAAGATTATGGTAATACGTGGACTAAAATAACCAATGGAATTTCTGAGG harbors:
- a CDS encoding HD domain-containing protein — its product is MNPHALIFDLNPSERKIFEIVSDAGDRLGIPVYAIGGFVRDRIIGRPSKDIDIVCQGDGILLAQEVAGQFRPVARVNFFERFGTAMIKYEDIELEFVGARKESYSHDSRKPLVSPGTLQDDQLRRDFTINAISISLNKSNYGEIIDPFQGLDDLEKKILRTPTDPDMTFSDDPLRMLRAIRFASQLLYEIDDRTWQGIIDNKDRIRIVSQERITNEFEKIILSPIPSIGFDLLFKSGLLDIIFPEFTLLHGVAYQDGKGHKDNFYHTLQVLDNLSEKTANLWLRWSAILHDIAKPQTKRFDPEIGWTFHGHEALGAIMVPRIFKKMRLPLDHKMKYVQKLVRLHLRPIALTQEEITDSALRRLLFDAGEDIDDLLMLCEADITSKNPEKVKKFRNNYSKVREKLAEVEENDRIRNWQPPITGEMIMTLFKLKPGREVGILKNTIREAILDGLIPNDYDAALNLLKEKATELGIVQVHS
- the dusB gene encoding tRNA dihydrouridine synthase DusB; the protein is MKNIKIGHLVLPEFPILLAPMEDVSDPPFRALCKKQGCDLLYTEFISVEGLIRDAEKSLQKLDIYDEERPIGVQIFGAELDSMMKAAEIVEKANPEILDINYGCPVQKVVCKLAGAGILKDIPKMVKLTEAVVKSTHLPVTVKTRLGWDENSIFIEDVAERLQDIGIKALTIHARTRAQMYKGHSDWSWISKVKNNPRIHIPIFGNGDIDSPQKALEFKNRYDVDGIMIGRASIGYPWIFREIKHYFSTGELLPPPTIQERMEATRQHLKQSIIWKGEKLGVLEMRRHYTNYFKALPGIKEHRAKLVTESNPEVLFELLDIMEEEYTNMTIPILA
- a CDS encoding glycosyl hydrolase, which encodes MKKFTILFFYLSCHLIYSQQNEIKKSSIETYFKALEWRLIGPFRGGRSCASIGVPSNPNVYYFGSTGGGVWKTIDKGVNWNNISDGYFGGSIGTVSVSDSDPNVIYVGTGEETLRGNVSPGEGVWKSDDAGKTWQFKGLKNTRHISRIRIHPKNPDIVYLAAIGDLFKPNQERGIYKSIDGGNNWKRVLFPSDSAGCVDLILDPVNPKIIYTTSWNIQRTPYSLSSGGRHSTIWKSTDGGDSWVDLRKNKGLPKGIWGISCIAVCPSHNDRLYAMIEHESGGLFRSDDAGLTWKKINDSRDLRQRAWYFTRIYADPKNEDVVYVLNVSFHKSSDAGASFKTISNHHGDNHDLWIDPNNSSRMIVGNDGGAQISENGGTTWSTLNNQPTAQFYRVTTDNAFPFRIYAAQQDNSTIRIRHRTQGNQISSRDWESTAGGESGHMAVDPNDPDIVYGGSYGGLLTRYDHRRDLERNINVWPDNPIGYGAIDQKYRFQWNFPIFFSPHDPKKLYCASNHLHVSHNEGQSWEVISPDLTKNDSSKLMASGGPITKDNTSVEYYCTIFAAAESPRVKDLLWVGSDDGLVHVSKNGGKTWSQVTPPTLPNWSMINSIEPDPFIDGGCYLAATSYKSGDYKPYLFKTEDYGNTWTKITNGISEEHFTRVLRADPKKKGLLYCGTERALYVSWSDGKNWVPFQLNLPIVPITDLCIKDDILIAATQGRSIWTLDDLTPLRHGLPEVNVKKNFILPPKPTYRIEGSMNKKISNSGINHPTEIMLYCFLDSVMDTDTVSIFLMDQNRDTVNRFSNYPDEKSTSIELTSGSNLVLLNYKYPAAKSLDNMILWWSSLSGPKAAPGQYKIIFKSKQLFDSTVCEIKRDMSYPVTDADVKKQFDFIKNVRDKINDAHKTIYQIRDVRSQMNDVLSRVEKTTATDTLFKLKDSINIQLTKIENELYQTKNKSGQDPINYPIKLTNKLAHLIALYDSGSYPPTDQAEAYRIEASALVDVQIKKFEAIKTNELMLLNQLIREKAVNVIMPKEE
- a CDS encoding YtxH domain-containing protein; the protein is MSNFLDKLKSLFKSKDSFEMQESEPKSLIFNNENSNSLNDNATNQTSINDKEPSFRPNETIEKVKDFVQGTSEEIVEQGTAIWDAVKEKVHILDENTQEFRDQIKEKASETLEKIENYVNTTVEKAKILEQEEKKIDQDQDGIADQPVDFGKPLSEQHGELFDKAEAWLKKQESLTKPTENLPNQSSKTITPLELPTEE
- the nhaD gene encoding sodium:proton antiporter NhaD, with translation MSLAVIICFIVAYILIVFEHPLKLDKSVPALMAGVVCWSIIAISDLPLEGGTSLENGLSHSLSKIAEILLFLIGAMTIVELIDLHHGFKILSDLIKATSKYSLLVIISFFAFFLSAILDNLTTTIVMITIIRKLVSSQEDRLYYASFVIIAANAGGAWSPIGDVTTTMLWIDNKVSTLLLIEYLIVPSLICILIPLAIAYFLPVFKGKVKATQNPSDHPHLPSSRIILFFGIGGLIFVPIFKQLTHLPPYLGMMFSLAVIWLVSDLINYRTYPPEELGKKLSIKNALSRIEMPSILFFFGILAAVSALEVLGHLSHMALYLDQWFGNTGIVAFILGLLSAIVDNVPLVAASLGMYSFEIDHAFWHEIAFAAGTGGSILVIGSAAGVAAMGMEKINFIWYLKKISWIALLGYLGGWLVLYFTH
- a CDS encoding class I SAM-dependent methyltransferase, with protein sequence MVEFNNRHSFFKDQNDHAFTALEKAHFISFAPYAFQASVLLRDFDILKKLYKSDKGLSFAELMQDLNISHYGLRVLVEAGIGIGLIQITDDVYTITKTGVMFINDPMVRVNTNFMRDICYEGSSKLKESILNGKPEGLPYLGEWNTIYEGLSKLNPQQKTSWFEFDNYYSDLVFPIIMPYLFSYQPKHILDIGCNTGKFSIECLKHNAEVNMHLIDLPGQIKIVKKILEDQNISTRYELIEHNILDQSLDIPGKYDIIWMSQFLDCFSDDEIIGILKKCKLALNPNGKIIINETFWDQQKFHAAMYSLQMTSLYFTTMANGNSQMYDSRVFIKLIEEAGLKLIKEEHQIATTHSLLTLSL